The proteins below come from a single Mustela nigripes isolate SB6536 chromosome 14, MUSNIG.SB6536, whole genome shotgun sequence genomic window:
- the SEMA6C gene encoding semaphorin-6C isoform X2: MPRAPHFMPLLLLLLLLSLPHTQAAFPQDPLPLLTSDLQGTSPLSSWFRGLEDDAVVAELGLDFQKFLTLNRTLLVAARDHVFSFDLQAQEEGTGLVPNKYLTWRSQDMENCAVRGKLTDECHNYIRVLVPWDSQTLLACGTNSFSPVCRSYGITSLQQEGEELSGQARCPFDATQSNVAVFAEGSLYSATAADFQASDAVVYRSLGPQPPLRSAKYDSKWLREPHFVHALEHGDHVYFFFREVSVEDARLGRVQFSRVARVCKRDMGGSPRALDRHWTSFLKLRLNCSVPGDSTFYFDVLQALTGPVNLYGRPALFGVFTTQTNSIPGSAVCAFYLDDIEHGFEGKFKEQRSLDGAWTPVSEDRVPSPRPGSCAGVGVAALFPSSRDLPDEVLTFIKAHPLLDPAVPPATHQPLLTLTSRALLTQLAVDGRAGPYRNTTVLFLGSNDGTVLKVLPPGGPSGGREPILLEEINAYSPSRCSGKRAAQMARRVIGLELDTEGHRLFVAFSGCIIYLPLSRCARHGACRRSCLASQDPYCGWHSSRGCVDIRGPGGTDVDPTGNQEFTEHSDCQDGATGSQSGTGDSAYGVRRDLPPASASLSVPIPLLLACAAAAFALGASVSGLLVSCACRRAHRRRSKDVETPGLPRPLSLRSLARLHGAGPELPPSKDGDSAQPPQLYTTFLPPPDGVAPPEVACLPTPESTPELPVKHLRHAGGPWEWNQNGNNAKEGPGRARGGSAAGGPAPRVLVRPPPPGCPGQAVEVTTLEELLRYLHGPQPSRKGAEPPAVAALTSRALPPEPVPTPAPSLFAGSSLLPPECGLPLRLDVPPEGKCAAPSTRPALSAPAPRLGVGSSRRMPFPTHRAPPALLTRVPSGGPSRYCGGPGRHLLYLGRPEGYRGRALKRVDVEKTQLPPKPPLVSPSSQPAVPNGSHFNF; this comes from the exons ATGCCCCGTGCCCCCCACTTCATGCctttgctgcttctgctgctgttgCTCTCACTTCCCCACACCCAGGCGGCCTTTCCCCAggaccccctccctctgctgaccTCTGACCTGCAAG GTACTTCCCCATTATCATCCTGGTTCCGGGGCCTGGAGGATGATGCTGTGGTTGCAGAACTTGGGCTGGACTTTCAGAAATTCCTGACCTTGAACCGGACCTTGCTAGTGGCTGCCCG GGATCACGTTTTCTCCTTCGATCTTCAAGctcaggaagaaggaacaggaCTGGTGCCCAACAAG TATCTGACATGGCGGAGTCAAGACATGGAGAACTGTGCTGTACGGGGAAAGCTGACG GACGAGTGCCACAACTACATTCGTGTTCTTGTTCCCTGGGACTCTCAGACACTCCTTGCCTGTGGAACGAATTCATTCAGCCCCGTGTGCCGCAGCTATGGG aTAACTTCGCTGCAGCAGGAGGGTGAAGAGCTGAGTGGGCAGGCTCGATGCCCCTTTGATGCCACCCAGTCCAACGTGGCTGTCTTTGCAG AGGGCAGCCTTTACTCAGCCACGGCTGCGGACTTCCAGGCCAGTGATGCTGTAGTTTACAGAAGCCTCGGGCCTCAGCCCCCACTCCGCTCCGCCAAGTACGACTCCAAGTGGCTCAGAG AGCCACACTTTGTCCACGCCTTGGAGCATGGAGACCATGTCTACTTCTTTTTCCGGGAGGTCTCTGTGGAGGATGCCCGGCTGGGAAGG gTACAGTTCTCCCGAGTCGCCCGTGTGTGTAAGCGTGACATGGGTGGCTCGCCTCGGGCCTTGGACCGCCACTGGACATCATTCCTGAAGCTGAGGCTCAACTGCTCTGTCCCTGGGGACTCTACCTTCTATTTTGACGTCTTACAGGCCTTAACTGGGCCTGTGAACTTGTATGGCCGCCCCGCTCTCTTTGGGGTCTTCACCACCCAGACCAATAG CATCCCTGGCTCTGCGGTCTGTGCCTTCTACCTGGATGATATCGAGCATGGGTTTGAGGGCAAGTTCAAGGAGCAGAGGAGTCTGGATGGGGCCTGGACACCTGTGTCTGAGGACAGGGTTCCCTCCCCCAG GCCAGGATCCTGTGCCGGAGTCGGTGTGGCTGCCTTGTTCCCCTCCTCTCGAGACCTACCTGATGAAGTTCTGACCTTCATCAAGGCTCACCCGCTGCTGGACCCCGCCGTGCCACCAGCCACCCATCAGCCTCTGCTCACCCTCACCAGCAG GGCCCTACTGACCCAGTTAGCTGTGGATGGTAGGGCTGGTCCCTACAGGAACACCACAGTCCTGTTCCTGGGCTCCAACGATGGGACCGTGCTGAAGGTGCTGCCCCCGGGGGGGCCCTCGGGAGGACGTGAACCCATCCTGCTGGAGGAAATCAATGCCTACAGCCCCTCCAG GTGCAGTGGGAAGCGGGCCGCCCAAATGGCACGGCGGGTCATAGGGCTGGAGCTGGACACTGAAGGTCACAGGCTCTTTGTGGCTTTTTCTGGCTGCATCATCTACCTCCCTCTCAGCCGGTGTGCCCGGCACGGGGCCTGTCGGAG GAGCTGCCTGGCTTCTCAGGACCCATACTGTGGATGGCACAGCTCCAGAGGCTGTGTGGATATCAGGGGACCTGGTGG GACTGATGTAGACCCCACTGGGAACCAGGAATTCACGGAGCACAGCGACTGCCAAG ATGGAGCTACTGGGAGTCAGTCTGGCACAGGGGATTCTGCTTATG GCGTGCGCCGGGACCTCCCcccagcctcagcctccctctccGTCCCCATCCCACTCCTCCTGGCCTGTGCTGCTGCAGCCTTCGCCCTGGGCGCCTCAGTCtctggcctcctggtctcctgcgCCTGTCGCCGAGCCCACAGACGTCGGAGCAAGGACGTCGAGACTCCGGGGCTCCCGCGCCCTCTCTCCCTTCGCAGCCTGGCCCGGCTGCACGGAGCGGGCCCAGAGCTGCCGCCGTCCAAGGACGGAGACTCGGCGCAGCCGCCCCAGCTCTACAccaccttcctgcctcctcccgaCGGCGTAGCCCCGCCGGAGGTGGCCTGCCTGCCCACGCCGGAGTCCACGCCCGAGCTGCCCGTCAAGCATCTACGCCACGCTGGGGGGCCCTGGGAGTGGAACCAGAATGGGAACAACGCCAAGGAGGGCCCCGGCCGCGCGCGGGGCGGAAGCGCAGCGGGAGGGCCAGCACCTCGAGTCCTGGTGAGGCCACCACCGCCCGGCTGTCCGGGGCAGGCCGTGGAAGTCACCACCCTGGAAGAACTGCTGCGCTACCTGCACGGCCCACAGCCGTCCAGGAAGGGGGCCGAGCCCCCGGCCGTGGCAGCGTTGACCTCCCGGGCGCTCCCACCAGAGCCCgttcccacccccgccccttccctcTTTGCGggctccagcctcctccccccGGAGTGTGGTCTGCCTCTAAGGCTGGACGTGCCACCCGAGGGGAAGTGTGCGGCGCCGTCCACCCGGCCCGCCCTCTCCGCCCCTGCTCCCCGGCTAGGGGTCGGAAGCAGTCGGAGGATGCCCTTCCCCACGCACCGGGcgccccctgccctgctcactCGGGTCCCCTCGGGGGGGCCCTCCAGGTACTGCGGGGGTCCCGGGAGACATCTCCTGTACCTGGGCCGGCCGGAGGGGTATCGGGGCCGCGCTCTGAAGAGGGTAGACGTCGAGAAGACCCAGCTGCCCCCGAAGCCTCCCCTCGTCTCGCCCTCTTCCCAGCCGGCTGTCCCCAACGGCAgccattttaacttttaa
- the SEMA6C gene encoding semaphorin-6C isoform X5, translating into MPRAPHFMPLLLLLLLLSLPHTQAAFPQDPLPLLTSDLQGTSPLSSWFRGLEDDAVVAELGLDFQKFLTLNRTLLVAARDHVFSFDLQAQEEGTGLVPNKYLTWRSQDMENCAVRGKLTDECHNYIRVLVPWDSQTLLACGTNSFSPVCRSYGITSLQQEGEELSGQARCPFDATQSNVAVFAEPHFVHALEHGDHVYFFFREVSVEDARLGRVQFSRVARVCKRDMGGSPRALDRHWTSFLKLRLNCSVPGDSTFYFDVLQALTGPVNLYGRPALFGVFTTQTNSIPGSAVCAFYLDDIEHGFEGKFKEQRSLDGAWTPVSEDRVPSPRPGSCAGVGVAALFPSSRDLPDEVLTFIKAHPLLDPAVPPATHQPLLTLTSRALLTQLAVDGRAGPYRNTTVLFLGSNDGTVLKVLPPGGPSGGREPILLEEINAYSPSRCSGKRAAQMARRVIGLELDTEGHRLFVAFSGCIIYLPLSRCARHGACRRSCLASQDPYCGWHSSRGCVDIRGPGGTDVDPTGNQEFTEHSDCQDGATGSQSGTGDSAYAGVRRDLPPASASLSVPIPLLLACAAAAFALGASVSGLLVSCACRRAHRRRSKDVETPGLPRPLSLRSLARLHGAGPELPPSKDGDSAQPPQLYTTFLPPPDGVAPPEVACLPTPESTPELPVKHLRHAGGPWEWNQNGNNAKEGPGRARGGSAAGGPAPRVLVRPPPPGCPGQAVEVTTLEELLRYLHGPQPSRKGAEPPAVAALTSRALPPEPVPTPAPSLFAGSSLLPPECGLPLRLDVPPEGKCAAPSTRPALSAPAPRLGVGSSRRMPFPTHRAPPALLTRVPSGGPSRYCGGPGRHLLYLGRPEGYRGRALKRVDVEKTQLPPKPPLVSPSSQPAVPNGSHFNF; encoded by the exons ATGCCCCGTGCCCCCCACTTCATGCctttgctgcttctgctgctgttgCTCTCACTTCCCCACACCCAGGCGGCCTTTCCCCAggaccccctccctctgctgaccTCTGACCTGCAAG GTACTTCCCCATTATCATCCTGGTTCCGGGGCCTGGAGGATGATGCTGTGGTTGCAGAACTTGGGCTGGACTTTCAGAAATTCCTGACCTTGAACCGGACCTTGCTAGTGGCTGCCCG GGATCACGTTTTCTCCTTCGATCTTCAAGctcaggaagaaggaacaggaCTGGTGCCCAACAAG TATCTGACATGGCGGAGTCAAGACATGGAGAACTGTGCTGTACGGGGAAAGCTGACG GACGAGTGCCACAACTACATTCGTGTTCTTGTTCCCTGGGACTCTCAGACACTCCTTGCCTGTGGAACGAATTCATTCAGCCCCGTGTGCCGCAGCTATGGG aTAACTTCGCTGCAGCAGGAGGGTGAAGAGCTGAGTGGGCAGGCTCGATGCCCCTTTGATGCCACCCAGTCCAACGTGGCTGTCTTTGCAG AGCCACACTTTGTCCACGCCTTGGAGCATGGAGACCATGTCTACTTCTTTTTCCGGGAGGTCTCTGTGGAGGATGCCCGGCTGGGAAGG gTACAGTTCTCCCGAGTCGCCCGTGTGTGTAAGCGTGACATGGGTGGCTCGCCTCGGGCCTTGGACCGCCACTGGACATCATTCCTGAAGCTGAGGCTCAACTGCTCTGTCCCTGGGGACTCTACCTTCTATTTTGACGTCTTACAGGCCTTAACTGGGCCTGTGAACTTGTATGGCCGCCCCGCTCTCTTTGGGGTCTTCACCACCCAGACCAATAG CATCCCTGGCTCTGCGGTCTGTGCCTTCTACCTGGATGATATCGAGCATGGGTTTGAGGGCAAGTTCAAGGAGCAGAGGAGTCTGGATGGGGCCTGGACACCTGTGTCTGAGGACAGGGTTCCCTCCCCCAG GCCAGGATCCTGTGCCGGAGTCGGTGTGGCTGCCTTGTTCCCCTCCTCTCGAGACCTACCTGATGAAGTTCTGACCTTCATCAAGGCTCACCCGCTGCTGGACCCCGCCGTGCCACCAGCCACCCATCAGCCTCTGCTCACCCTCACCAGCAG GGCCCTACTGACCCAGTTAGCTGTGGATGGTAGGGCTGGTCCCTACAGGAACACCACAGTCCTGTTCCTGGGCTCCAACGATGGGACCGTGCTGAAGGTGCTGCCCCCGGGGGGGCCCTCGGGAGGACGTGAACCCATCCTGCTGGAGGAAATCAATGCCTACAGCCCCTCCAG GTGCAGTGGGAAGCGGGCCGCCCAAATGGCACGGCGGGTCATAGGGCTGGAGCTGGACACTGAAGGTCACAGGCTCTTTGTGGCTTTTTCTGGCTGCATCATCTACCTCCCTCTCAGCCGGTGTGCCCGGCACGGGGCCTGTCGGAG GAGCTGCCTGGCTTCTCAGGACCCATACTGTGGATGGCACAGCTCCAGAGGCTGTGTGGATATCAGGGGACCTGGTGG GACTGATGTAGACCCCACTGGGAACCAGGAATTCACGGAGCACAGCGACTGCCAAG ATGGAGCTACTGGGAGTCAGTCTGGCACAGGGGATTCTGCTTATG CAGGCGTGCGCCGGGACCTCCCcccagcctcagcctccctctccGTCCCCATCCCACTCCTCCTGGCCTGTGCTGCTGCAGCCTTCGCCCTGGGCGCCTCAGTCtctggcctcctggtctcctgcgCCTGTCGCCGAGCCCACAGACGTCGGAGCAAGGACGTCGAGACTCCGGGGCTCCCGCGCCCTCTCTCCCTTCGCAGCCTGGCCCGGCTGCACGGAGCGGGCCCAGAGCTGCCGCCGTCCAAGGACGGAGACTCGGCGCAGCCGCCCCAGCTCTACAccaccttcctgcctcctcccgaCGGCGTAGCCCCGCCGGAGGTGGCCTGCCTGCCCACGCCGGAGTCCACGCCCGAGCTGCCCGTCAAGCATCTACGCCACGCTGGGGGGCCCTGGGAGTGGAACCAGAATGGGAACAACGCCAAGGAGGGCCCCGGCCGCGCGCGGGGCGGAAGCGCAGCGGGAGGGCCAGCACCTCGAGTCCTGGTGAGGCCACCACCGCCCGGCTGTCCGGGGCAGGCCGTGGAAGTCACCACCCTGGAAGAACTGCTGCGCTACCTGCACGGCCCACAGCCGTCCAGGAAGGGGGCCGAGCCCCCGGCCGTGGCAGCGTTGACCTCCCGGGCGCTCCCACCAGAGCCCgttcccacccccgccccttccctcTTTGCGggctccagcctcctccccccGGAGTGTGGTCTGCCTCTAAGGCTGGACGTGCCACCCGAGGGGAAGTGTGCGGCGCCGTCCACCCGGCCCGCCCTCTCCGCCCCTGCTCCCCGGCTAGGGGTCGGAAGCAGTCGGAGGATGCCCTTCCCCACGCACCGGGcgccccctgccctgctcactCGGGTCCCCTCGGGGGGGCCCTCCAGGTACTGCGGGGGTCCCGGGAGACATCTCCTGTACCTGGGCCGGCCGGAGGGGTATCGGGGCCGCGCTCTGAAGAGGGTAGACGTCGAGAAGACCCAGCTGCCCCCGAAGCCTCCCCTCGTCTCGCCCTCTTCCCAGCCGGCTGTCCCCAACGGCAgccattttaacttttaa
- the SEMA6C gene encoding semaphorin-6C isoform X7, protein MPRAPHFMPLLLLLLLLSLPHTQAAFPQDPLPLLTSDLQGTSPLSSWFRGLEDDAVVAELGLDFQKFLTLNRTLLVAARDHVFSFDLQAQEEGTGLVPNKYLTWRSQDMENCAVRGKLTDECHNYIRVLVPWDSQTLLACGTNSFSPVCRSYGITSLQQEGEELSGQARCPFDATQSNVAVFAEGSLYSATAADFQASDAVVYRSLGPQPPLRSAKYDSKWLREPHFVHALEHGDHVYFFFREVSVEDARLGRVQFSRVARVCKRDMGGSPRALDRHWTSFLKLRLNCSVPGDSTFYFDVLQALTGPVNLYGRPALFGVFTTQTNSIPGSAVCAFYLDDIEHGFEGKFKEQRSLDGAWTPVSEDRVPSPRPGSCAGVGVAALFPSSRDLPDEVLTFIKAHPLLDPAVPPATHQPLLTLTSRALLTQLAVDGRAGPYRNTTVLFLGSNDGTVLKVLPPGGPSGGREPILLEEINAYSPSRCSGKRAAQMARRVIGLELDTEGHRLFVAFSGCIIYLPLSRCARHGACRRSCLASQDPYCGWHSSRGCVDIRGPGGTDVDPTGNQEFTEHSDCQDGATGSQSGTGDSAYVLLGPGPSPETPSPPSDAHPWPQSSTLGAHTQGVRRDLPPASASLSVPIPLLLACAAAAFALGASVSGLLVSCACRRAHRRRSKDVETPGLPRPLSLRSLARLHGAGPELPPSKDGDSAQPPQLYTTFLPPPDGVAPPEVACLPTPESTPELPVKHLRHAGGPWEWNQNGNNAKEGPGRARGGSAAGGPAPRVLVRPPPPGCPGQAVEVTTLEELLRYLHGPQPSRKGAEPPAVAALTSRALPPEPVPTPAPSLFAGSSLLPPECGLPLRLDVPPEGKCAAPSTRPALSAPAPRLGVGSSRRMPFPTHRAPPALLTRVPSGGPSRYCGGPGRHLLYLGRPEGYRGRALKRVDVEKTQLPPKPPLVSPSSQPAVPNGSHFNF, encoded by the exons ATGCCCCGTGCCCCCCACTTCATGCctttgctgcttctgctgctgttgCTCTCACTTCCCCACACCCAGGCGGCCTTTCCCCAggaccccctccctctgctgaccTCTGACCTGCAAG GTACTTCCCCATTATCATCCTGGTTCCGGGGCCTGGAGGATGATGCTGTGGTTGCAGAACTTGGGCTGGACTTTCAGAAATTCCTGACCTTGAACCGGACCTTGCTAGTGGCTGCCCG GGATCACGTTTTCTCCTTCGATCTTCAAGctcaggaagaaggaacaggaCTGGTGCCCAACAAG TATCTGACATGGCGGAGTCAAGACATGGAGAACTGTGCTGTACGGGGAAAGCTGACG GACGAGTGCCACAACTACATTCGTGTTCTTGTTCCCTGGGACTCTCAGACACTCCTTGCCTGTGGAACGAATTCATTCAGCCCCGTGTGCCGCAGCTATGGG aTAACTTCGCTGCAGCAGGAGGGTGAAGAGCTGAGTGGGCAGGCTCGATGCCCCTTTGATGCCACCCAGTCCAACGTGGCTGTCTTTGCAG AGGGCAGCCTTTACTCAGCCACGGCTGCGGACTTCCAGGCCAGTGATGCTGTAGTTTACAGAAGCCTCGGGCCTCAGCCCCCACTCCGCTCCGCCAAGTACGACTCCAAGTGGCTCAGAG AGCCACACTTTGTCCACGCCTTGGAGCATGGAGACCATGTCTACTTCTTTTTCCGGGAGGTCTCTGTGGAGGATGCCCGGCTGGGAAGG gTACAGTTCTCCCGAGTCGCCCGTGTGTGTAAGCGTGACATGGGTGGCTCGCCTCGGGCCTTGGACCGCCACTGGACATCATTCCTGAAGCTGAGGCTCAACTGCTCTGTCCCTGGGGACTCTACCTTCTATTTTGACGTCTTACAGGCCTTAACTGGGCCTGTGAACTTGTATGGCCGCCCCGCTCTCTTTGGGGTCTTCACCACCCAGACCAATAG CATCCCTGGCTCTGCGGTCTGTGCCTTCTACCTGGATGATATCGAGCATGGGTTTGAGGGCAAGTTCAAGGAGCAGAGGAGTCTGGATGGGGCCTGGACACCTGTGTCTGAGGACAGGGTTCCCTCCCCCAG GCCAGGATCCTGTGCCGGAGTCGGTGTGGCTGCCTTGTTCCCCTCCTCTCGAGACCTACCTGATGAAGTTCTGACCTTCATCAAGGCTCACCCGCTGCTGGACCCCGCCGTGCCACCAGCCACCCATCAGCCTCTGCTCACCCTCACCAGCAG GGCCCTACTGACCCAGTTAGCTGTGGATGGTAGGGCTGGTCCCTACAGGAACACCACAGTCCTGTTCCTGGGCTCCAACGATGGGACCGTGCTGAAGGTGCTGCCCCCGGGGGGGCCCTCGGGAGGACGTGAACCCATCCTGCTGGAGGAAATCAATGCCTACAGCCCCTCCAG GTGCAGTGGGAAGCGGGCCGCCCAAATGGCACGGCGGGTCATAGGGCTGGAGCTGGACACTGAAGGTCACAGGCTCTTTGTGGCTTTTTCTGGCTGCATCATCTACCTCCCTCTCAGCCGGTGTGCCCGGCACGGGGCCTGTCGGAG GAGCTGCCTGGCTTCTCAGGACCCATACTGTGGATGGCACAGCTCCAGAGGCTGTGTGGATATCAGGGGACCTGGTGG GACTGATGTAGACCCCACTGGGAACCAGGAATTCACGGAGCACAGCGACTGCCAAG ATGGAGCTACTGGGAGTCAGTCTGGCACAGGGGATTCTGCTTATG TGCTTCTGGGTCCTGGCCCTTCCCCTGAGACCCCCAGTCCCCCCAGTGATGCCCACCCCTGGCCCCAGTCTTCCACTCTTGGAGCTCACACTCAGG GCGTGCGCCGGGACCTCCCcccagcctcagcctccctctccGTCCCCATCCCACTCCTCCTGGCCTGTGCTGCTGCAGCCTTCGCCCTGGGCGCCTCAGTCtctggcctcctggtctcctgcgCCTGTCGCCGAGCCCACAGACGTCGGAGCAAGGACGTCGAGACTCCGGGGCTCCCGCGCCCTCTCTCCCTTCGCAGCCTGGCCCGGCTGCACGGAGCGGGCCCAGAGCTGCCGCCGTCCAAGGACGGAGACTCGGCGCAGCCGCCCCAGCTCTACAccaccttcctgcctcctcccgaCGGCGTAGCCCCGCCGGAGGTGGCCTGCCTGCCCACGCCGGAGTCCACGCCCGAGCTGCCCGTCAAGCATCTACGCCACGCTGGGGGGCCCTGGGAGTGGAACCAGAATGGGAACAACGCCAAGGAGGGCCCCGGCCGCGCGCGGGGCGGAAGCGCAGCGGGAGGGCCAGCACCTCGAGTCCTGGTGAGGCCACCACCGCCCGGCTGTCCGGGGCAGGCCGTGGAAGTCACCACCCTGGAAGAACTGCTGCGCTACCTGCACGGCCCACAGCCGTCCAGGAAGGGGGCCGAGCCCCCGGCCGTGGCAGCGTTGACCTCCCGGGCGCTCCCACCAGAGCCCgttcccacccccgccccttccctcTTTGCGggctccagcctcctccccccGGAGTGTGGTCTGCCTCTAAGGCTGGACGTGCCACCCGAGGGGAAGTGTGCGGCGCCGTCCACCCGGCCCGCCCTCTCCGCCCCTGCTCCCCGGCTAGGGGTCGGAAGCAGTCGGAGGATGCCCTTCCCCACGCACCGGGcgccccctgccctgctcactCGGGTCCCCTCGGGGGGGCCCTCCAGGTACTGCGGGGGTCCCGGGAGACATCTCCTGTACCTGGGCCGGCCGGAGGGGTATCGGGGCCGCGCTCTGAAGAGGGTAGACGTCGAGAAGACCCAGCTGCCCCCGAAGCCTCCCCTCGTCTCGCCCTCTTCCCAGCCGGCTGTCCCCAACGGCAgccattttaacttttaa
- the SEMA6C gene encoding semaphorin-6C isoform X4: protein MPRAPHFMPLLLLLLLLSLPHTQAAFPQDPLPLLTSDLQGTSPLSSWFRGLEDDAVVAELGLDFQKFLTLNRTLLVAARDHVFSFDLQAQEEGTGLVPNKYLTWRSQDMENCAVRGKLTITSLQQEGEELSGQARCPFDATQSNVAVFAEGSLYSATAADFQASDAVVYRSLGPQPPLRSAKYDSKWLREPHFVHALEHGDHVYFFFREVSVEDARLGRVQFSRVARVCKRDMGGSPRALDRHWTSFLKLRLNCSVPGDSTFYFDVLQALTGPVNLYGRPALFGVFTTQTNSIPGSAVCAFYLDDIEHGFEGKFKEQRSLDGAWTPVSEDRVPSPRPGSCAGVGVAALFPSSRDLPDEVLTFIKAHPLLDPAVPPATHQPLLTLTSRALLTQLAVDGRAGPYRNTTVLFLGSNDGTVLKVLPPGGPSGGREPILLEEINAYSPSRCSGKRAAQMARRVIGLELDTEGHRLFVAFSGCIIYLPLSRCARHGACRRSCLASQDPYCGWHSSRGCVDIRGPGGTDVDPTGNQEFTEHSDCQDGATGSQSGTGDSAYAGVRRDLPPASASLSVPIPLLLACAAAAFALGASVSGLLVSCACRRAHRRRSKDVETPGLPRPLSLRSLARLHGAGPELPPSKDGDSAQPPQLYTTFLPPPDGVAPPEVACLPTPESTPELPVKHLRHAGGPWEWNQNGNNAKEGPGRARGGSAAGGPAPRVLVRPPPPGCPGQAVEVTTLEELLRYLHGPQPSRKGAEPPAVAALTSRALPPEPVPTPAPSLFAGSSLLPPECGLPLRLDVPPEGKCAAPSTRPALSAPAPRLGVGSSRRMPFPTHRAPPALLTRVPSGGPSRYCGGPGRHLLYLGRPEGYRGRALKRVDVEKTQLPPKPPLVSPSSQPAVPNGSHFNF from the exons ATGCCCCGTGCCCCCCACTTCATGCctttgctgcttctgctgctgttgCTCTCACTTCCCCACACCCAGGCGGCCTTTCCCCAggaccccctccctctgctgaccTCTGACCTGCAAG GTACTTCCCCATTATCATCCTGGTTCCGGGGCCTGGAGGATGATGCTGTGGTTGCAGAACTTGGGCTGGACTTTCAGAAATTCCTGACCTTGAACCGGACCTTGCTAGTGGCTGCCCG GGATCACGTTTTCTCCTTCGATCTTCAAGctcaggaagaaggaacaggaCTGGTGCCCAACAAG TATCTGACATGGCGGAGTCAAGACATGGAGAACTGTGCTGTACGGGGAAAGCTGACG aTAACTTCGCTGCAGCAGGAGGGTGAAGAGCTGAGTGGGCAGGCTCGATGCCCCTTTGATGCCACCCAGTCCAACGTGGCTGTCTTTGCAG AGGGCAGCCTTTACTCAGCCACGGCTGCGGACTTCCAGGCCAGTGATGCTGTAGTTTACAGAAGCCTCGGGCCTCAGCCCCCACTCCGCTCCGCCAAGTACGACTCCAAGTGGCTCAGAG AGCCACACTTTGTCCACGCCTTGGAGCATGGAGACCATGTCTACTTCTTTTTCCGGGAGGTCTCTGTGGAGGATGCCCGGCTGGGAAGG gTACAGTTCTCCCGAGTCGCCCGTGTGTGTAAGCGTGACATGGGTGGCTCGCCTCGGGCCTTGGACCGCCACTGGACATCATTCCTGAAGCTGAGGCTCAACTGCTCTGTCCCTGGGGACTCTACCTTCTATTTTGACGTCTTACAGGCCTTAACTGGGCCTGTGAACTTGTATGGCCGCCCCGCTCTCTTTGGGGTCTTCACCACCCAGACCAATAG CATCCCTGGCTCTGCGGTCTGTGCCTTCTACCTGGATGATATCGAGCATGGGTTTGAGGGCAAGTTCAAGGAGCAGAGGAGTCTGGATGGGGCCTGGACACCTGTGTCTGAGGACAGGGTTCCCTCCCCCAG GCCAGGATCCTGTGCCGGAGTCGGTGTGGCTGCCTTGTTCCCCTCCTCTCGAGACCTACCTGATGAAGTTCTGACCTTCATCAAGGCTCACCCGCTGCTGGACCCCGCCGTGCCACCAGCCACCCATCAGCCTCTGCTCACCCTCACCAGCAG GGCCCTACTGACCCAGTTAGCTGTGGATGGTAGGGCTGGTCCCTACAGGAACACCACAGTCCTGTTCCTGGGCTCCAACGATGGGACCGTGCTGAAGGTGCTGCCCCCGGGGGGGCCCTCGGGAGGACGTGAACCCATCCTGCTGGAGGAAATCAATGCCTACAGCCCCTCCAG GTGCAGTGGGAAGCGGGCCGCCCAAATGGCACGGCGGGTCATAGGGCTGGAGCTGGACACTGAAGGTCACAGGCTCTTTGTGGCTTTTTCTGGCTGCATCATCTACCTCCCTCTCAGCCGGTGTGCCCGGCACGGGGCCTGTCGGAG GAGCTGCCTGGCTTCTCAGGACCCATACTGTGGATGGCACAGCTCCAGAGGCTGTGTGGATATCAGGGGACCTGGTGG GACTGATGTAGACCCCACTGGGAACCAGGAATTCACGGAGCACAGCGACTGCCAAG ATGGAGCTACTGGGAGTCAGTCTGGCACAGGGGATTCTGCTTATG CAGGCGTGCGCCGGGACCTCCCcccagcctcagcctccctctccGTCCCCATCCCACTCCTCCTGGCCTGTGCTGCTGCAGCCTTCGCCCTGGGCGCCTCAGTCtctggcctcctggtctcctgcgCCTGTCGCCGAGCCCACAGACGTCGGAGCAAGGACGTCGAGACTCCGGGGCTCCCGCGCCCTCTCTCCCTTCGCAGCCTGGCCCGGCTGCACGGAGCGGGCCCAGAGCTGCCGCCGTCCAAGGACGGAGACTCGGCGCAGCCGCCCCAGCTCTACAccaccttcctgcctcctcccgaCGGCGTAGCCCCGCCGGAGGTGGCCTGCCTGCCCACGCCGGAGTCCACGCCCGAGCTGCCCGTCAAGCATCTACGCCACGCTGGGGGGCCCTGGGAGTGGAACCAGAATGGGAACAACGCCAAGGAGGGCCCCGGCCGCGCGCGGGGCGGAAGCGCAGCGGGAGGGCCAGCACCTCGAGTCCTGGTGAGGCCACCACCGCCCGGCTGTCCGGGGCAGGCCGTGGAAGTCACCACCCTGGAAGAACTGCTGCGCTACCTGCACGGCCCACAGCCGTCCAGGAAGGGGGCCGAGCCCCCGGCCGTGGCAGCGTTGACCTCCCGGGCGCTCCCACCAGAGCCCgttcccacccccgccccttccctcTTTGCGggctccagcctcctccccccGGAGTGTGGTCTGCCTCTAAGGCTGGACGTGCCACCCGAGGGGAAGTGTGCGGCGCCGTCCACCCGGCCCGCCCTCTCCGCCCCTGCTCCCCGGCTAGGGGTCGGAAGCAGTCGGAGGATGCCCTTCCCCACGCACCGGGcgccccctgccctgctcactCGGGTCCCCTCGGGGGGGCCCTCCAGGTACTGCGGGGGTCCCGGGAGACATCTCCTGTACCTGGGCCGGCCGGAGGGGTATCGGGGCCGCGCTCTGAAGAGGGTAGACGTCGAGAAGACCCAGCTGCCCCCGAAGCCTCCCCTCGTCTCGCCCTCTTCCCAGCCGGCTGTCCCCAACGGCAgccattttaacttttaa